The Deinococcus terrestris genome includes a region encoding these proteins:
- a CDS encoding MarR family winged helix-turn-helix transcriptional regulator: MFSPKHKGEDERGQEHALALLAWSRLVRVAQKVSRLGAERLRERGLTPVQFDVLRRIASRPDQPQQDLVERLDVTRGNVSQLLSKLEADGLILRVPQGGANLLRLTDRGQEMVALLLPDHDRFIRERFAALSTEEVQHLLFLLEKLDRDVS, encoded by the coding sequence GTGTTTAGTCCTAAACACAAGGGCGAGGACGAACGTGGGCAAGAACATGCGTTGGCGCTGCTCGCGTGGTCTCGCCTGGTTCGCGTCGCCCAGAAGGTCAGCCGGCTGGGCGCCGAGCGGCTGCGGGAACGTGGACTGACCCCGGTGCAGTTCGACGTGTTGCGCCGCATTGCGTCCCGTCCCGATCAACCGCAGCAGGACCTGGTAGAGCGCCTCGACGTGACCCGTGGCAACGTGTCTCAACTCCTCAGCAAGCTTGAAGCCGACGGGCTGATCCTGCGCGTGCCGCAAGGAGGCGCGAACTTGCTACGCCTCACCGACCGGGGCCAGGAGATGGTGGCCCTACTCCTTCCCGACCACGACCGATTTATCCGTGAGCGTTTCGCCGCCCTGTCCACAGAGGAGGTCCAGCACCTGTTGTTCCTGCTCGAAAAGCTCGACCGCGACGTGAGCTGA